A stretch of Schistocerca americana isolate TAMUIC-IGC-003095 chromosome 3, iqSchAmer2.1, whole genome shotgun sequence DNA encodes these proteins:
- the LOC124605772 gene encoding uncharacterized protein LOC124605772 — MALFAARVPRRMNRWHFAWVGKAMAAALVVWLVVATGVVRIEVPHSPLSLGAVANTTPSRVVFADSPTPVAAVKAAQETKNTVPPTVLYSAMKQVSNVPLDFWAKYSGKSLQLNKTCAKFPSVLELDFNNLYWQRTVTSNGTVYLFSAYVDVRKQNKQAPTVRLIGMIDRIEPKTKLTCQLWFEGQKAPVFSQVYEYKYIWNAKWGNYKQGILQPYLISCKVPDSHKSKVPSAVSVVENQCDTATTSLRIIHEKPEKKKGFAVCVKGLDFRHADMTLRLVEWIELLGILGADKVYLYELQTHPNISRLLKYYEGTGQVDVKPLTLPAFQPNVHPLQHMYLTRKLVHKRQNEVIPYNDCLYRNMYKYDYIALLDTDEVIMPVKALDWHELMRSIKADATKSRQPDSYNVRNVYFFDDAKHAHGWFADIPPYMHMLQHVYRAKNFTKAGQFVKCFHDTERVLALHNHFPFHCLGACHSFSVPTEAAQLQHYRKDCVNQLKNTCNDYRTNVLTDTTVWKYKEELIARTAAVLDAIDYTA; from the coding sequence GAGGATGAACAGATGGCACTTTGCGTGGGTGGGCAAGGCGATGGCGGCGGCCCTGGTGGTGTGGCTGGTGGTGGCGACGGGCGTGGTGCGCATCGAAGTCCCGCACAGCCCCCTGTCGCTCGGCGCCGTCGCCAACACCACCCCGTCGCGCGTCGTCTTCGCCGACTCTCCGACGCCGGTCGCCGCCGTCAAAGCCGCGCAGGAAACGAAGAACACAGTACCGCCGACTGTTCTGTACAGCGCTATGAAGCAAGTCTCCAACGTCCCTTTGGATTTCTGGGCCAAATACTCTGGCAAGTCGCTGCAGCTGAACAAGACGTGCGCCAAGTTCCCCAGTGTTCTCGAATTGGACTTCAACAACCTTTACTGGCAGAGGACTGTGACTAGCAACGGTACCGTGTACCTGTTCAGTGCGTACGTCGATGTTCGTAAACAAAACAAGCAAGCGCCGACCGTGCGGCTTATCGGTATGATCGACAGGATTGAgcctaaaaccaaactgacctgTCAGCTCTGGTTCGAAGGGCAGAAGGCTCCAGTTTTCTCTCAAGTCTACGAGTACAAGTACATTTGGAACGCAAAGTGGGGCAACTACAAACAAGGCATCCTGCAGCCGTACCTGATCAGTTGCAAAGTGCCGGATTCTCACAAGTCTAAAGTGCCGTCAGCAGTATCCGTGGTAGAAAATCAGTGCGATACGGCCACGACCAGTCTGCGGATAATCCACGAGAAGCCGGAGAAGAAGAAGGGCTTTGCTGTGTGCGTCAAGGGGCTGGACTTCAGGCACGCAGACATGACCCTCCGCTTGGTCGAGTGGATCGAGCTGCTGGGCATCCTCGGAGCCGACAAGGTGTATCTGTACGAGCTGCAGACGCATCCCAACATAAGCCGCCTCCTGAAGTACTACGAAGGCACGGGACAAGTGGACGTGAAGCCCCTCACGCTGCCCGCTTTCCAGCCCAACGTACACCCGCTGCAGCACATGTACCTCACCAGAAAGCTCGTCCACAAGCGCCAGAACGAGGTCATACCGTACAACGACTGCCTGTACAGAAACATGTACAAGTACGACTACATAGCCCTGCTGGACACGGACGAGGTCATCATGCCCGTGAAGGCGCTCGACTGGCACGAACTGATGCGGTCGATCAAGGCCGACGCCACGAAGAGCAGGCAGCCGGACTCTTACAACGTGCGCAACGTCTACTTCTTCGACGACGCGAAGCACGCGCACGGCTGGTTCGCAGACATCCCGCCCTACATGCACATGCTGCAGCACGTGTACCGCGCCAAGAACTTCACGAAGGCGGGCCAGTTCGTGAAGTGCTTCCACGACACGGAGAGGGTGCTGGCGCTGCACAACCACTTCCCGTTCCACTGCCTCGGCGCCTGCCACTCGTTCTCCGTGCCGACGGAGGCGGCGCAGCTGCAGCACTACAGGAAGGACTGTGTGAACCAGTTGAAGAACACGTGCAACGACTACCGGACTAATGTGCTAACCGACACTACTGTTTGGAAGTACAAAGAGGAGCTGATTGCGAGGACTGCAGCTGTTCTCGACGCTATAGATTACACAGCGTAG